TGCGTTGAAGGCGGGTTTGGGCGGGAGTGGCATTTCCAGAAAACGGCCGAGACTGTTGAAAAAGTCGTTGGGTTGACGGCGGTGCTTGGCAGTGGAGCGACGATCGCCGATGCAATCGAGGGCTGTATTATCCAGTCATGCTTGCCGGTCTGGTGAGCAGACGGAGGTTCTGGGCCGATGCCGCCATCAAGAACTCCTCTGCCGCTCCGCTGAGCCCTTTCAACTTCAACCTTCGGATGCCCATGGTACGTTTGAGATGGCCGAAGAGCCGCTCGATACGCCTTCGCAATCGTCGGGATCGGGCATAGTCATCGGTCTGCGCGAGGGCCTGGGCGCGATCCCGCGCCTCCTGATCGAACGAACGGGTCAGCGTCCGCCGTGTCCCTGTAGTGCATTGCTCGCGAACGGGACAGGCTTTGCAGTCGCTGCCTTTCGGACGGTAGAAATGCACGCGATGCGCTCGATCGTCGCCACGATATGTCAGCGATCTTCCTCCGGGACAGGTGAAGCTGTCGTTCTGGGGGTCATAGGTGAAGTCATCCCGGCTGAAGATGCCCGGCACCTGGCGCTGGCGGTCGATGACCGGGATATGCGGCACAATCTCGCGATCGAACAGCCAAGCAAGCAGCAGGCCACTGCCATAGGCCTTGTCGGCGGCAATGCGTTTGGGCGTGATACCGAGACGCTGACCGACGCGCTCCACCATGACCCGCGTCGTCGCCACCTCCGCCGCGAAGCGTGCCGGACTGGCCTCGACATCGAGGATGCAGCCGGTCTCGGTGTCGATCATGGAGTTGGTGGCGTAGGCAAACCGGGCGCGGCCATGCTTTGACGACCACGCACTTTGTGGGTCGATCGGCGACACATGCTTGGGCGTGGATGGCTCCGGCTCATCCGGTGGCGTCGGCAGCGCCGCATCGAGGGCGGCGAGATATTCGCGCACCGCGCGGCTGCTGCGGTACTGGCCGCGCAGGGTATCGGGCGCTTCGCTCCCCGGCAGCTTATGCTCATAGTTGGCGTCGGCTTCGACCATGCTGGCGTCCACGGCGGTGTCGTGGCCGATCACGAGCCCCGCCTCGACACAGCGGCGGACGACCTCATCGAACAGCAACCGGTGCAACTCTCCGTCGCGGAAGCGGCCATAGCGGTTCTTGCTGAAGGTCGAATGGTCCGGCACGCGACCGTCCAGATCAAGGCGGCAGTACCAGCGATAGGCAAGGTTGAGATGCACTTCCTCGCATAGCCTGCGCTCGGACCGGATGCCGAAAAGATAGCCCACCAGCAGCATCCGCATCATCAGTTCGGGATCGATCGATGGTCGCCCCATCGCGCTGTAGCTGCTGGCGAGATGTTCGCGCACGAAGCCGAAATCCAGAACCGTATCAATCCGCCGCAGCAGATGATCCGCTGGCACATGATCGTTCAGCCGAAACTCGTAAAACAGCCGATCCTGCCCATCCAGCTTACCCATCATCGCCGCATCTCCCGACTACACTCGCGATGGAATCACTCCCCCAGCCGCAACTCAAGCGACTTTTTCAACAGTCTCGGCCCTTAAGCCGACAGGCAATTTTAGCGGCAGAACACTAAATGGGTGGATGCGAAAACCATCATGGCCAACCCGAATAAGCGATAAGGCCAGCGGCCTCCTCGCGGAATATAGGTTTCCAAGTCGCGAAGTTCTTCAAAATATCGTTCCGATGCACCGTTGCGTAATGCTAGCAGCCGCTCAGAATGGCGGCGCGCTGTGTGGGTTGAAAATCATTGCGGCACAACGAGGAGCGCGGTCGAGGCAACAATCAAGATAATCTGAAAAACTATTGGCATTCACTGCCCTGGCCGCCGCCGTTTTGCAATCTATCCCATACCGTCTCGCAAAGCCTGCATCGACCTGTCTCCGCGCAAGATATGGCGGCCAGCCGATCGGGCGCGCCTGCACTCGCCCCCAGGCAAGCGCAATGGGGCTTGCATCAGGCCACTTGCCATTTATTAAATCACGATTTAATAAATCCGCATGACGCGTCAGCCGCCCATTCAGACAATCCGGCCGCGGGGGCGCCCGCCGAGGGACCGCCTCGACCCCTCGCGGGACATTTCCCAGGCCGCGCTCGGGGTCTTCGCCTCCAAGGGCTATGAGGGTGCCACGCTCAAGGAGATAGCCGATGAGGCAGGGGTGGACCCTTCACTCATCTCTTACCAGTTCGGTTCCAAGCTCAATCTCTGGAAGGCCGTGATCGAAGGCCTCGGCCGGGAGTTGCAGAACCTTCTCGCGGACCTTGACGTTCCGGCACCTGACCACGATCCCGAAAGCTCGGTGCGATCCGCATTGAGCGAGATCACAAGATTCATGTGTGAGAACACGCAGATTCCGCATTTTGCCGCGCGCGACGTCTTTCGCGACGACGAGCGCACCGAATGGGTGAACGAAAATCTCTTCACGCCACTGGTCGAACATCTGGGCAGCCGTTTGGAGAAGGTGTGGGCGCGTGGCCGCTTACGGCCTGGCCCGCTCAACATGTTGATCCTCCAGTTCGGCTACGGCATGGCCATCAACATCGTTCGCCGCGAGCAACTGATCCGCTCCATGCCGGAACTGGCGGACGACGAGACTTTTCGTCGCGAACTGACCGCCATGCTGATCGGATCGGTCTTTCGCGATGGCTAACCGCGCGTCCGCTTCGGGAAGCCCAAACGCCGGCCATGTGTTCAAGCCGCACGAGCGGCCGTTCATGCCGGGTTCACCGGCAACTCCCGATCACCCCGCCGCGCGCAAGGTCGCCTATCTGCTGATCGGGCTGTATCTCGCTGTGGTCGGAGGACTTCAGAACGGACTTCTCATCGCGAACCTGACCTTCGTCCAGAGCAATCTCGCGCTGACGCCCGTCGAGGGAGGATGGGTAACGGTCGCGTTCAATCTGACCAACGCCTGCATGAGCATGCTGCTGTTCAAGGCGCGGCAGGAATTCGGCATACAGCGGTTCGTGCGGGTGGCAATGTCGGCGTTGCTGTTCGCCAATTTCGTGCAGTTGTTCGACGCCGGCTATCATGTCGAACTGCTCTCGCGCGGAATCGCCGGAATCGCCGGAAGCTGCATCAGCACGCTGGCTACCTTCTATCTCATTCAGGGAATGCCGGCCAAGGCGAAGATCGTGGCGGTTCTGATCGGCATCGGGCTCGGACAGATCGCGATCCCCCTGGCACGCGCGATCTCTCCCGCACTGCTTGCATCGGGGGACATCGATCACCTTTTCCAATTACAGTTCGGTCTTTCACTTGTCGCCGTGGGCCTGGTCAATATCCTTCACCTGCCGCCTGGCGAAACGGTGCGCTCGTTCGAAAAGCTGGATCTCATATCCTTCCCGCTGCTCACATCGGGGATCGGCCTGCTATGCGCCTTTCTCGTGCAGGGCCGCATCATCTGGTGGGACAAGCCCTGGCTGGGCGCCGCGCTGGCCGGCGCGATCCTGTTGATTGGACTGGCCTTCCTGATCGAGCATAACCGCGCCAACCCCATGTTGCACACTCGATGGATGACAAGTGGGAACATCCTCGCCTTCGCGCTGACCGGGGCGATGGTTCGTGTCCTGCTGTCCGAACAGAATTTCGGAGCAACCGGCCTTCTCTCGACGGTGGGCATGGTGAACGACCAGCTCGTGACCTATTACTGGATACTGACCCTGGCGGCCTTTCTCGGCTCAACGGTGTCCATCGTGCGGCTCGACCCGACCGATCTCACGCGTCCGATCATGGTCGCGATGGGCATTATCGCGGTCGCCGCCTTGCTCGATACGCGGTCCGGTGTACTGACCCGTCCGGCCAATCTGTACTGGACCCAGGCGCTGCTGGCCTTTGCGTCGGTCTATGTCATGGCGTCGCTGATGATGCAGGGCATTTTGCGCGCGTTGTCGCGCGGACCGGACTATATTATCAGCTTCATAGCCGTATTCGGCCTCTCGCAGACGATCGGCGGTCTCGCCGGCGTGGCCGCGCTTTCGGCCTTCCATACCATTCGCGTCAAGGCGCATCTGATGACGATGGGTCAAAGCCTGTCGCTATCCGACCCGGCGGTCGCACAGGCGATCGGACAACTTGCAGCCGGACAAAGCGCCACGCTGGGCGATGCGGCCCTGAGGCAGGCGACAGGGGCATCGCGACTGGTGCAGCAGGTGAACCAGCAGGCGGCGATCATGGCGTTCAACGATGTCTTCTTCGTCATCGGCTGCCTCGCAGGTGCCGCGTTCGCGATCACATTCGCCCGCTGGGCCTACCTGCGGCGCAAAGGCATCAACCCGCTGGCCGATGAGATGGCAGCCCTCCAGACAATGATGAGCCGCAATGCATGAATACAGAGATTAAAAGCGATCCAGGCAAGCAGCAGGTACCGGCCGCAACCGGCACTGCCAGTCAACCGACCGATCCCGAGTTCACCGACGCAGAGCAGCAGGGTAGCGGGTGGGCGCCTAACCGGTCACGCCGCGCCATCATCATCTTTGGCCTTGTCATCCTGGCCGGTGTGCTGACCGTCCTCTATGCCTGGGGCCTGCCGCCTTTCCGGTCCGGCAACGTGACCACGGACAATGCCTATGTGCGCGGGCAGACCACGATCATCAGTCCACAGGTCACGGGATATGTCACGGCCGTGAATGTCCGTGACTTCGCCGACGTGCGTAAAGGCGCCGTGCTGGTCACGATCGACGACCGCATCTATCGGGCCCGCGTGGCGCAGGGGGCAGCCAACATCGCCGCACAGACCGCAACGCTCGACAACGCCTTGCAGAACCAGCGATCGGGCGAGGCGCAGGTCCGGTTGCAGGATGCCGCCGTCGCCAATGCCCGGGCGCAGCTGGTCCGGGCGCGGGCGGACATGGCGCGCGTGGACGACCTTGTCAGTGAGGGATCGGTGTCGCGGCGCGAGCGGGACCAGACGCTGGCTGCCTTGCGCCAGGCGGAGACCGCCGTGCAGCAGGCGCAGGCGCAGCGCGCGATCGCTGTCGAACAGGTCCGCTCGGTCGATGTTGGACGCGGCGGCCTGCGCGCGCAGGTCGACAATGCCTCGGCAGCGCGCGATCTCGCGCGGGTCGACCTGGACAACACGATCATCAGAGCGCCGCGCGACGGCCGGCTGAGCGAGGTGGCGGTCCGCGTCGGCCAGCTTGTGTCTCCGGGCACGCAGCTCATGTATCTCGTCCCGACCGAACATTGGGTGGTCGCCAATTTCAAGGAAGCGCAGACCGCGGACATTCGGGTTGGCCAGAAGGCCACGTTGCAGGTCGATGCTTTCAAAGGCGCCAGTCTCACCGGGGTGGTTGAGCGGGTCTCGCCGGCGGCCGGCAGCGAATTCAGTGTGATCCGCCCCGATACGGGGGCCGGCAATTTCGTGAAGGTGCCCCAGCGCATCGCGGTGCGCATCCGTATCGATCCGAACCAGGAGCTTGCCAGGCGGCTCGGCCCAGGCATGTCGGTCGTTGCGACCGTCCACACGAGGAAGCAGTGATGCGGAACTGCCTCTTCAGGACAGTCGCGGCCGTCGCGCTTGCGGTGGGCCTCGCCGGCTGTGTTCCAAGCATTCCGGCACCACCCGACACCTCCGCAGTCGCTGCGCCGGAGAGTTGGCGCACCAAATTCACGGGCGGCGCGATAGCAGATGGCGAATGGTGGCAGGCATTTGGCGATCCCACGCTGGTGGCGTTGGTGGAGCAAGCGAGAGAAAACAACGCCGACATCGCGATTGCCCTCGCGAGGGTGCAGGAAGCTCGTGCCCAGGAGCGGGCGTCCCGCGCGCTGCTCTTGCCCGCTCTCAACGCCTCGATACCGGCCAGTCACGGCCGCTCGTTGACGGCGCTTGGCACGGCGGTGGAGACGACGGTTGCGCAGCCGCAGTTCCAGGCCAGCTACGAACTGGACCTTTTCGGCCGCAATCGCGCGCAGATCGATGCGGCGGCGGCCAATGCGCTGGCCAGCGACGCCGCCAGGCAGGCGACAGTCCTGTCGGTAACCTCGGCCACAGCTACCGGCTATGTCACATTGCTGGCGCTGGACGAACGGCTGCGCGTGCTGCGCGAGACCCTGACCTCCCGTGAAGCCGCGCTACGCATAGCCCGCAGCCGGGCAGACGCAGGCTATACATCCGATCTCGAACTGAGGCAGGCGGAAGCGGAGTACCACGCCACGCAGCAGCAGATCCCCGTGGTCGAGACCGCTCTCGCCCGGCAAGAAAACGCCCTGTCGTTGCTGACTGGAAATACGCCGGGTGACATAATGCGTGGTGGCCGGTTTGCGGCGCTTCGCCATCCAGCCGTTCCGGCACTGGTTCCGTCCGAGCTCACCGGTCGTCGGCCTGATATCGTGCAGGCGGAATATGCGCTGGCCGCCACGGATGCCCGGCTCCGGGCCGCGCAGCGGCAATTTCTCCCTCAAGTGCAGCTGAGCGCTACTGTGGGCGAGATCATCGGTTCGTCGCTGCGCGACAATGTCGATTTCTGGTCGATCGGCGGGTCGGTGCTGGCCCCGATCTTCGCGGGCGGGCGCCTCAGGGGACAGTTCGACGCGGCGGTCGCGCAGCGCGATCAGGCGGCCTTCGCCTATCAGCGGGCGGTCCTCCGCGCCTTTCGTGAGGTGGAGGACCAACTCGCGGTGATTACGCGGCTCGATGATCAGGAGAAGGCATTATCCGGCCAGCGTGACGCTGTGGCCAGCAGCCTGCGTCATGCAACCAACCGCTATCGCGTGGGATACTCCACCTATCTGGAACAGGTGGACGCACAGCGCGCCTTGCTATCGGTCGATCTGGCATTGATCCAGTTGCGCAACGATCGGCTGACGGCGCTGATAGCCCTGTATCAGGCCGTGGGCGGCTCACCTCGGCCGTGAAGGCGCTCGACCATCATAGCTGAGACTGTTCCTCCGGGAACGAGACTGGATCAGGCGAAGATGCGGAAGCCAAAGGAAATCTGTCAGTAAAACGGCCGATAAACGCCACGAAATGCCTGCGATCACAATCTAGAGGAATATCTTGTAGCCTATATCGACGGCTGCGGCTTGCGCGACGATCGCAAGGGGCCGCTGTTCCGCACGATCGCGCGCGGCACTATCCTCCAGCCCTTGCGCGGCTATTTTGCAACGTGGGGATGCGGGTATCGTCATGCTACGGGATGTCCGGCGAATGACGGCCGAGCCATTGTTCCTCAACCCGCGCGAGGTAGCCCTTTTGCAGCGGTGTGGTCTTCTGCCTTTGGATTCTCGATAAGGACCGCCATCTTTCCGCGATCTGGAAGGGTCCGTTCTCCATGCAGCCTTTCAGGCGACGACCTGATGAACGCCCAGTTCGGCCAGAAGACGAGTCCGCTTTTCGGCTACGGCCAGCTCGGTATGTAATCCTGGCATGGACTGATCATTATCGAGATCGAGCGAGATTCGCCCTTCTGTAAGTACCAGAATTCGGTCGGCCAGCACCAGGGCCTCATCCACATCGTGAGTGACGAGAATGACGGCGGGCTCATGCGCGCGGCACAGGCTCCGCAGCAATTCGTGCATCTTCAGCCGGGTCAGGGCGTCCAATGCCCCGAACGGCTCATCCAGCAATAGCAGATCCGGTTCGCGCACCATCGCCCGGGCAAGACCTACGCGCTGCGCCTCCCCGCCCGACAGTGTGAGGGGCCAAGACCTCTCGCGGCCAACGAGCCCGACTTCCTCGAGAGCTTCGCGCGCTCGGGTTTTCACGTTCGGCCCGCGCAGGCCCAGACAAACATTGGTCAAGACGCGCAGCCAAGGTTGCAGTCGCGGCTCCTGGAAGACGATCGAACGCCGGCTTGCGACTTGCAGTTCTCCATCGGCGTCTCCATCGAACCCACACAGGATACGCAGCAGGGTGCTCTTACCGGAACCGCTGCGGCCAAGCAGCGCGACGAACTCTCCCGCGCGGACGTCCAGATCGATGCCGGTCAGCACCGCACGACCGTCGAAACCGCGTTTCAGATTGCGTATCCGCACAGCCAGCGGATCAGCCATAAGCGCGGGGCGCCGATCGATTGGTAAAGATTGAATCGTCATACGCCGTTAAAACCCTTGCGCCAGGACAGCACTGTCCGCTCGATCAAGCGGATGCCTTGGTCTCCGACAAAGCCAAGCAAGCCGTAGATCACCAGACCGAGCACGATATAATCCGTGCGATTCCAGGATTGCGCCTGATTGATGAGATAGCCGAGCCCGCGATCCGCGTTGATCTGTTCGGAAAAGAATAGCAGCAACCAAGCGGCGCCCAGTGCCCAGCGAAGCCCCACCAGAAAGCCAGGCACTGCTCCCGGCAGGATCACGCGGCAAACTAGCCCCCAGCGATTGAGCCCGAAAGCTTGCCCGGCTTCGACCAGCTTCTGATCCACCCCGCGGATCGCCGCGAAGCTGTTCATATAGACGGGGAACGTCACGCCGATCACGATCAGCGCAATCTTTGCCGGCTCCCCGATTCCCATCCAGACGATTATCAGCGGAAGCAGTGCGATCACCGGCACCATACGAACCATGTTCATGGATGAATCGACGAGATGTTCCCCGGCGCGCGAAAGGCCAGCAAACAGGGCGAGCATCAAGCCGATCCCCACGCCAAGTGCCAGACCCCAGGCGACCCGCTGAAGCGATGCGAGGAAATGAAGCTGGAGATCACCCGACGTCCATAATGCGTCCGCCGCTTGCGCCACGGCCAAGGGCGAGGCAAGCGAGCGGGTATCGACGAGATGCAGTGTCGTTACGGCTTGCCAGGCGATCAGCAAGACAACCGGCCCGGCGATACGGAGCAGCCAGGAGGGTGCCCATCCTCGCCCCCTCCTGGCGTCGGGAAGTGAAACAGTTTCCAGGGCAATGGGCTGACGCACCGCCCGCGCGGATGCTGGCGTTTCCTCCGTCTCGTCAGTCGTGGACGCGACGGTGGCCGTCTGCACGATCAGAACGCTCATCCAATCGCCTCCTCTATTGCCTGGTTGAATTCCCGGTTGATACCGCCATCGAAAAGATCGGCGGCAATTGGTCCCGGTGGCAGCGCGCCCGCGCCGGACAGAAGCTTGGCCTGCCGCTCCAGATGCGTCCGCAGTTCGGCGGTAACGGTCTTGAAATATGGCCGGATCCCGACGCGCTTCAGCAGTGCTTGCGCGCCAGCTTCATCCTGATGTTGCACCCCGCGAAAATATTCCTCGCGCCAGATGTCGGGATGGGCCTTGAGCCATTCACCGGCGCGGGCGCCGCGTGCCACGAAATCAACCAGCGCGCTTCGTATCGTGGGATGCGCGAGCGAGCGACGCGCGGCCAGAATTACGTTGTACCCGCCATCCGGTGCGTCCAGCACTACTGCATCGGGCTGCTGGGCAAGGTAGCCTGGAATCATCGGGCCGCCGAGAACGGCCGCGTCCGCCGCTTCGGATTGAAGTGCGCGCATAAGCGCCACGAGCGGCACGTCGATGGGCGTGATGTCCGCTTGGCTTAGACCCGCATGTTCGAGCGCGAGAAGGAGGTAACCATGGAGCGCGGTCGATTTGGTGAACGCGATCCGTTTGCCCTTGAGGTCGGCTAAGGTCCGAATGCCGGTGTCTGGACGCGCGATGATCTGAAGATAGCTGTTGGGCGCTGTCGAGCCGGCCGCGATGATCACTACGTCGGCTCCGGCGGCCGACGCGAACAGGGCTGGCGTATCGCCCATGGTGCCCACGTCCAGCGCATCGGAAAGGAAGGCTGCATTCATGTTCGGACCGTCGGTGAACGTCATCCACTGGAAGGGTAGCGGCGGCCCTTCGACCTCGCCGGCCAGCTCGAAAGGAAGCTGCAAACTCTTGCTCTGGTCGCCGATGCGGAGCGTGCTACTGCCGCCATCACCGACCCCTGCACGACAGGCTGCCAGCATCAGCGGCGCGCCCATTAGCAGGGCGGAAAAAGAGCGGCGGTCGATCGCGAAAGGGGAACGAGCGTGTCGCACGAAGCAGCTATCCTCTTGACTGGTGGCAAGGACGGCCGGAAGCGGATTTGCTCCCGGCCGTTGCTGAGCGTCAGAGCGCGAGGAATTCCTTACCCGCGACCAGCTCTGATGGCTTGCCGTCAGGGCCGACCGGAATATCGCCCTCCAACGTCACGCGGTAGAGAACGCGATTACCGTTATCGAGGTGATCGAGATCTGAAGGCGCCAAGTGGGCCGTACTGCGGTTGTCCCAGAAGGCGATGCTTCCGGGTTCCCAGCGGAAACGTACCGTATATTGCGATTTGGTGATCTCGTCCCAGAACAGGTCCAGAACGCGTTCGCTCTGCTTGGGGCTGAGGCCGATGATCTCACGCGCGAAACGTGTGAAGGTCGGGCTGACATAGAGTGCCTTTTCGCCGGTTTCGGGGTGGACGCGCACCAGTGGATGGATCGCGATCAACGGATTGCTCGCGATCTTGCGGCCCCAATCGCTGTCAGGCGCGCCTAAAGGCGCGAAGCTATGCTTGGCGCGCAGGCTTTCGGCGAAGAGCTTCAGTTCCTCGGGCAGGTTTTCATAGGCCGCCACCAGATTTGTCCACTGCGTGTCGCCGCCATAGGCCGGTACTTCCTCGGCCCGCAGGATCGATGCGAAGGGGGGATTAATCACCGCAGTCACATCGGTGTGCCATCCATTATCGTAAGTCACCTTGCGCTTGCCGAACTTCGCTTCGTAACGACGGCTGTCGATCGGGAAGATTTCGGGGAAGCCTTGGGGCGGAGCATCTTCATGGGGATGCGCCGGAGTCAGTTTCCCGAAGCGCCGGGCAAAGGCGATCTGCTGCGCATGGTTGATGTGCTGCTCGCGGAAGAAAATCACCTTGTGGGTCAGCAGGGCCTGACGGATCGCCGCGACTGTTTCATCGTCGAGTTCCTGCCGAAGATCCACCCCGGATATGTCCGCGCCGATATAGCCGGCTACGGGTGAGATGGTCAGCTTGCTTGCGCCGGCGGATTGCGCAAGCGATGCGGGACGTTCCTTGGTAAGCGTGGTCATCGTTCTTCTCCTGTCAGACTATCGTGGTGGTTATTGCCCCCTGGCCCGGACGGGCGGACAGGAGGCGATCCAGGAAAGGCAGCTAGCGGTCATTCCGCTGCCTCAGCCCGAATGGCGTGATGGGGGTGTGTCGGATAAGGCAGGCCCAGATGCTCGCGCAGCGTGGTGCCGGCATAGGATTTACGAAATCGGCCCCGGCGCTGGAGTTCGGGAACGACATGACCGACGAAATCATCCAACCCACCGGGAAGGTAAGGCGGCATGATGTTGAAGCCGTCCGCACCATAGCCATCAAACCAGGCCTCCAGCCGGTCCACGATCGATGCCGCCGTCCCGTGGATCGTCCAGTGGCCCCGGGCGCCGGCCACGCGCAGATGGAGTTCGCGCGCGGTCAAGCCTTCGCGCCGGGCAAGCTCCAGCAGCAAAGCGGGCCGGCTCGCTCGGCCATCCACTTCCAGCCAGTCGGGAAGCGGCTCGTCGATGGGATGCTCGAGCAGTTCGGGCCTGTTGAACACCGACGCGAGAAAACGCAGAGCGACTTCCGGCAGGATCAGGCTTTGCAATTCTTCGTACTTCTCCAGCGCTTCCGCCTCGGTCGCGCCGACCACCGGGAATACGCCAGGCATGATCCTCAGATCCTCCGCCCTGCGGCCGAACGCCGGGAGGCGGCCCTTGATGTCGGCGTAGAAGGCTTGCGCGGATTCCAGTGTCTGGTGGGCCGTGAAGATCACTTCGGCCGTGCGGGCGGCGAGTGCGCGACCAGGTTCGGACGATCCCGCCTGCACGACCACCGGATGTCCCTGGGTCGAGCGCGGGACGTTGAGCGGCCCCGCCACCGAGAAATGCGCACCGCGATGGTTCAGAGGATGAATGCGGGCCGGATCGAAGAACACGCCGCTTGCCTTGTCCCGCGGGAAGGCATCGTCCTGCCAACTCTGCCACAGCCCTTTGGTGACATCGGCGAATTCCTCGGCCCTCGCATAACGCGCCTCGGGTTCGGGATGATGGTCCAGATTGAAATTTTGCGCTTCTTGACGAAGGGCGGACGTCACGAGATTCCACCCGGCGCGCCCGCCGCTTAATAAGTCGAGCGAGGCGAACAGGCGGGCCAGCAAATAGGGCTCGTAATAAGTCGTCGTCGCGGTCGCCACGAGACCGATATGCGATGTCCGCGAAGCGATGGCCGACAGGAGCGTGATCGGCTCGAACGTTGCGACCTGCGATACGAAACGACTGGCGGCAGGATCTTCTTGGTCCACCATGCTGCCTTGGCTGTCCGCCAGGAAGACCATGTCGAAGCCCGCGTCTTCCGCCGTCCGGGCGATCGCAACATAATGTTCCAGATCGGCGCCCGCATCCGCCTTCGCTCCCGGATGCCGCCATGCTGCGACATGGTGCCCCGTCGCCATCAGGAACGCGCCGAGCCGGATCTGATCGCTTCTCTGTGTCATGCTTGCATGTCCCTCCTTCAGAACCGATAGCGCGCGGTGGCGCCGAAGGTGCGCGGGTCGCCGACCGAACCGATCAAGCGGCCGCCCGCGTCCTGGATGCTTTTGCTATAGAAAGTGAGCTTGTTGAGTATGTTACGGCCCCAGACGGAGAGCTCCCATCCGCTGTCGCCCTGCTTGATGCCGATATGACCGTTGAGCAGGCCAAAACCGGCCACGCGTGAATATCGAGAGTTATTGTAGGTGCTGAAATAGCCCGACCGGTAGTTGTAGTCGGCGCCCGCAAAGGCTGTGAGCTTGTCGGTGATGGGCGTCTCATACGTCCCGCCGATCGACGCGGCATAGCGTGGGGCTGCTGGCAATTGCTGGCCACTGAGATCGCACACGGTCGGCTGGCCCGGCGCGCGAAGCTCGAACGGGCACTGAGCAGTCTTGTAACTGACATACTTCGCTGGATTGTACGTTCCCGATGCCGTCAGCATCAGACCGTCCGTCGGAGTTACCGCCAAATCCAGTTCGATGCCCTTGGAGCGGACCTTGCCGACATTGGCGATATAGAGCCGGGCCGGAGTAACGCTCTGATCCAGAATGTTGCTCTGGTAATCGCTCACATTGGTCAGGAAGAACG
This genomic window from Sphingobium cloacae contains:
- a CDS encoding LLM class flavin-dependent oxidoreductase; the protein is MTQRSDQIRLGAFLMATGHHVAAWRHPGAKADAGADLEHYVAIARTAEDAGFDMVFLADSQGSMVDQEDPAASRFVSQVATFEPITLLSAIASRTSHIGLVATATTTYYEPYLLARLFASLDLLSGGRAGWNLVTSALRQEAQNFNLDHHPEPEARYARAEEFADVTKGLWQSWQDDAFPRDKASGVFFDPARIHPLNHRGAHFSVAGPLNVPRSTQGHPVVVQAGSSEPGRALAARTAEVIFTAHQTLESAQAFYADIKGRLPAFGRRAEDLRIMPGVFPVVGATEAEALEKYEELQSLILPEVALRFLASVFNRPELLEHPIDEPLPDWLEVDGRASRPALLLELARREGLTARELHLRVAGARGHWTIHGTAASIVDRLEAWFDGYGADGFNIMPPYLPGGLDDFVGHVVPELQRRGRFRKSYAGTTLREHLGLPYPTHPHHAIRAEAAE
- a CDS encoding TauD/TfdA dioxygenase family protein, with the protein product MTTLTKERPASLAQSAGASKLTISPVAGYIGADISGVDLRQELDDETVAAIRQALLTHKVIFFREQHINHAQQIAFARRFGKLTPAHPHEDAPPQGFPEIFPIDSRRYEAKFGKRKVTYDNGWHTDVTAVINPPFASILRAEEVPAYGGDTQWTNLVAAYENLPEELKLFAESLRAKHSFAPLGAPDSDWGRKIASNPLIAIHPLVRVHPETGEKALYVSPTFTRFAREIIGLSPKQSERVLDLFWDEITKSQYTVRFRWEPGSIAFWDNRSTAHLAPSDLDHLDNGNRVLYRVTLEGDIPVGPDGKPSELVAGKEFLAL
- a CDS encoding PhnD/SsuA/transferrin family substrate-binding protein — its product is MGAPLMLAACRAGVGDGGSSTLRIGDQSKSLQLPFELAGEVEGPPLPFQWMTFTDGPNMNAAFLSDALDVGTMGDTPALFASAAGADVVIIAAGSTAPNSYLQIIARPDTGIRTLADLKGKRIAFTKSTALHGYLLLALEHAGLSQADITPIDVPLVALMRALQSEAADAAVLGGPMIPGYLAQQPDAVVLDAPDGGYNVILAARRSLAHPTIRSALVDFVARGARAGEWLKAHPDIWREEYFRGVQHQDEAGAQALLKRVGIRPYFKTVTAELRTHLERQAKLLSGAGALPPGPIAADLFDGGINREFNQAIEEAIG